ACCTCTTTGAAGCGATCGAACGCAAGCCCTTCGAGCACTTCGCCTGCATGACTTCGTGCTTCGGGATTTTCCGACGTGAGCACGTCGATCAGCGCATCGACGACCCCTGGCCCCTCGAGCTCGCCGAGCAGCGACGAGATGCGCACGAGGCGTAGTCCTGCTTCATCGTCGTCGCTTTCGCGAAGCGCTGCGGCGATGGCATCGGTGAGCGCCGCGAGCAGCGTCGCTTCTGGCTGCCGAGCAAGGTCGTCGTGAAGGCGGCGCACGGTGCGCTCGGCATCGAAGAGGGCGTTCAGGGTTTGGTCGATCGAGCTGCGGTCTTGCACGAAGACAGGAGCTATCAATACGCCTCGGATTTCGCAAGCCGCGCCGCCGGTAGATCGTCGGACGGGTGCGACCCGACGGCTGTCGGGAAAGACCCCCGGCGCATCGAACGACGCGCTTCGATGGGCTATAGCCCTTTCATGCAGCCGCTCGTTCGCGCCGCCGTCTTCGCTGCCCTCGTTGCAGCCGTCGGTGCGTTCGGCTTTTCGCGGAAAAAAACGCCCCAGGCGCCCGAAGCGCCCGCGGAGCCCGCACGCGTGCCTGCTCCCGCCATGGCAGCCTCATGCGGGCCTTTCCAGTTGCCCGAAGGTGACGCCTGCATTCCCCTTCCTCGAACGGGTCAAACCACACGCGTCGATGGGTCCGACGCCCCGAAAGCGGCCCTTCGGCAACGGGGCGAGGTCATTCCGAGGCGTCCCGAGCGCCCTGCCGATGCATCGGCGTATCGCTATCCTCTTGCTGGTGACGCAAAGCCCATCGTGCTCGGCGGGCTCGATCTGCCCCCAGGTACGGTCCCTGACGCCGAAATCGGGCCGTCCGCAGTACTCCTCGAAGCGACGAGCGGTGACGAGGTGATCGCCGTTACACTCGAGGGACAGGAGGGCCCGGCAGAAGTCGCGTTTGTCGGGGAACTGGTTGGAACGACGGTCGTCACGGCGCACATGGTGCGTGAAGGCGGCAGGTTGAGGCAGATCCTCGTCGTGCATGGCCTGTTGGCAAGCTCGAGTGAACGGGCTGTCGAAGGCGTGACCGTGGAGGACGGGGACGTGATCGGTTGGGTGGGCAGTTTGTCCGGGGGTCGAGATGCGCTGTACGTCGAAGCGAGGCAGGTGCGCGAAGGGACGAATTTGGGCGTCGTCGATTCGTCGAAGCTACGCGACGACAGCACGAGCGTCGCGTGCGACTTGCGGAACGTCCTTCGTCACGGCGCGAGCTTGTAGCCGTGCCCGTAGACGGTGAGGATGTGCTGAGGTTTGTCCGGGGACTTTTCGATTTTCTTGCGCAACTTGACGATGAAGTTGTCGACGGTGCGATTGGTGGGTGACCCATCGAGTCCCCACACTTTTTGCAGGATTTCGTCGCGAGAAACCGGTTGCCCGACGCGTTCGTAGAGGAGCCTGAGTAGTTCGACTTCGTAGAAAGAGAGCGGATGGCTCTTCGACCCGCGCGAGACCGTGTGCGTGGTCATGTTGACCTTTGCTTGGCCCACGGCGAAGACCTCGGGCGTCGTTTCGGACACGCGCGTTGCACGGCGGAAGATGGCGCGAATGCGCGCGATGAGCTCGCCGACGCTGAAAGGCTTGGTCACGTAGTCATCGGCGCCTGCATCGAGGCCGCGGATCTTGTCGACCTCTTGGCCACGCGCCGTGAGGATGATGATGGGAACGAACGCATCGAGGCGCCGGAGCTCTTCGCAGACTTTGAAGCCGTTCGTGTCGGGAAGCATGAGGTCGAGCAGGACGGCTTCGGGTTTTTCCTGCTTGGCGAGCTGAACGCCTGCGTTGCCGGTTCCTGCGGAAACGACGGCAAAACCCTCGAATTCGAGTGCATCCGTGAGGCCGAGGACGATGTGTGGTTCGTCTTCGATGATGAGGATTTTCTTTTTCGACGACACCTGAGCGGGGCGGTCTTACCACAAAAACGAACGGGGCCCGAAGAGGGCCCCGTCGTTGTGCGTGGACGGCATCGCTCGTGATGCCGTCAGGTGTGTGAAGGATCAGCCGCCGGAGTCACCGGAGCAGGTGATGAAGAGCGTGGCGCCCGTTTGCGCTTCGCCTTCGCCGACGAACCGGATGATGCGACGCTCGTTGTCCGGGCACTTGGCAACGATTTCGGCGTTACCCGTGGGCGGCTCGGTCGTGGCGTCGACGTAGCACCAACCATTGACCGGCTGGCCCTGCGCGTCCGTGAGAGGATTGGTGTTCGTGTTCTGGCAAGCGTCGCGTTGCCCGCCTTCGGTTTGCGCGATTTCGCAGAAGCAATCCCAGCCGGCCTTGGCCGCGAGCGCGTCTTGCTTGGCCACTTCGACGGCCTTGTACTTCTCGGAATCGGAGGGGATGTCCAGGCGAGCCTTGCCGGGATCGCACGCGCATTGACCTTGCGAGTTGCGGGCTTCGATGATCAGGCACGGCACGTTGCCGTCGGAATCGGGAACGAGCGTACGGGGCAAGCACTGGCCACCGAGCGCGGTCTTCAGACGATCGATGATGGCGCCGATGGCGGGACGGTAACCGAAGTCGGTCGCGTTTTCGTCCTGGTTGCTGAGTTGCGCCGGACAAACCGATGCGACGATGCCTTGCGAACCGAGGTCGCGGAGAACGGAGAGCGGACGCAAGCCCGGATAAGCCTTCGCGCGCACCTGCAGGGTGGGCTGGCCCATGTTGTTCGGATCCGCTTGGCACAGCGGGTTGTCGTTGTCCTTCAACGTGCAGTCACACGCCGTGAGGTTCGTGTTCGTGCAATCGCGGTCGGTGCCGGGCAAGAGCGGGAAGATGCATGCGTACTGCAAGTCGTCGTTCGGAATCGTCCACTCGTGGCCGTTGATCGGGTTCGCATTCGGCATGCTCGCGTCGACGAGCACATCGCCCGTGATGGGGTTGGTCCCGGTACGCTTCTGGACCGCCTCGACCATGAGCGGATCGAGCGGCTGCACGTTCTTGGTGGGGTTGCCGAGGATGACGTCCCAGGTCGTGATGCCGCTGGCGTCGATCTGTTCGTTGAGCTCGTTGGCGTCTTTGAAGCCCTTCTTCAGATCCGTCTTGTCACGCGCGATGTCTTGCCAGGGCACGCCGATGATGCCGGCGAAGAAGACCAGGCCCGAATCGCGAATGTTGGAGTTGTTGTCTTGCGGATTGAGGTCCGAGAAGATGGGATTGTCGACGAGCTCGCCTGCGCGATTGGGGATCTTCGCGCTGGAAAACGCCTGCACGTAACGGTCGGTGGGATAGAGGAAGTCGATGCCGAAGCGACGCTTCTGATCCCAGCAGCGCAGGTTGATGTTGTCTTCGACATCGGACAAAAGCGTGGGGGGTTTGCCGGTGTTCGGATCGATGCAGGTCGGATCTTCGGGGCAGCTTCCCGCAGGCTGACCGCAGGACTTGCAGCACGGATCGTTGGGATCCTTCGCGCATTCCTGACGCGCGCGGGGCAGACGCACGGGGGTTGCACCGTTGCGGAGCTGTCCGACGTAATAGAACTGGCCAAACTCCTTGATGGAGCAGTCGTTCTCGTCGGTCAGCATGATGATGGCGAGCAACGAATCGGGCCGCATGAACTCGGCACGCTGCTGCAAGAGAACCATGTCGGTGCCCTGCGGAACGGCCTTGAAGTTCTCGGCCGTGATCGTCTCGTACGGCTCGGGGTCGGCGAGGAAGCGGTAGATGGACTCGAGCTGAGACTCGTAACCGCAGCCGATCTGGCCCGTGCCGACGACCATGTCGCGCAGCGTGGGGACGATGCCGCCGCCCATGCCGTCGTCGATGACCGTTTCACCACCGGGGTTGTGCTTGCATGCCGGCGGATTCAGCGTGCAGCCCGGATCCCAAGCGAGGAACTTCTTGTTTTGGTAGGTGGGTGCTTCTTGGCCGCCGCACTGATCCAAGCGCGCGAGCAACTGCCCCTTGTCATTGTTCGTCGTGTTGGGGTTTGGCTGGCATTCCTTCGCCCCGTTGTCGATGTTGGGACACGAATCGGCGCCGTGGCCGCCGATGCTGGAGCTCGTCACGCCGATGTGAATGTCGAGCACGGGTTCGAATTCGCGCTTGGTGCCAGCAGGACATGCCTCGGTGGGATAGGCCGGCTGCATCTGCGCCGGAACGCCGTTGTCGTCGAGGCATCGCGGGTTGACGAGACCCTTGACGAGGTCGGGGATGGCGAGCGCGAGGATTTGCTGCTTGTCCGCCATCGAACGCGAGTTGTCGATGCCGAGCACGAGGTCGATTTTGTCGACGGAGCTCTGCTGAAGTTTTTCGACGATCGTGACCGTCAGGCGCGGTTCGATGGTGTCGATGGGTCTGTCGAGACAACCCACGGCTCCAACCGTCGCCGCGGTCGCGACCACGGAGAGGGTCGCGCGGGCCATGTGCTTCGCGAAGAAGCGTTTGGGACGCTGTAAGTCTTTCATGCTGACTCCTTAGCCGACATCACGCGGCAAGTGGCTTTTGGCGCCGCAAGTGCACGTGGGTGACGTGCACTGCGAAGTCCGTGGGCCGTGGGTTTTGTACTGCATCGACGAGGCGCAGGGCGTGACGAGCGCCTCGCGCACGCAAGAATGTTTCGAACTCGAAAGAGCATGCAGCCGCGATGGGTTCGTCCCACCCACCCGAGCTGCCGCGCCGAACGGGTCCGTACGACGGCCCATTCCTAAAGGATCACTCGATGCTAGGGATGTCCCCCGAAGGCTGTCAATTCCGGATGGCGGTAGGATCGAGTCGTTGAGCGGCAAGCTCCCCATCATCAGCGGCTGCACAAGCAAACCCGATGCCGCATCCAGTCCCCTGATCTCGGCAGGAAGACTATTGGGATATGTCAACTTAGTTGGCAGAAGGGGCCCCTACTCGCCAACTTTCTTCCGCACACCACGTCGCCTTGGCCCACGTCCGTCCACCACCACCCGTCGGTCCAGCGACATCTCGCTTGCGAGCGTCCGCAGCTTCGTGCTCAGTGCCCAATCATGATGCGGGTTGCCGTCGCGATGCTTCCCGAGGTGCGCGAGCTCCTCGCCGAAGATCCTTCTCAAATCAGCGCCCTGCTCGAGGAGATTCACGACGAAGACCTCGCCGACCTCCTTGGCTTGCTCGAAGAGCACGAGGCGGCCCTCATCCTCAAAACGCTCAAACCCGAAGATGCAGCCCCCATCTTCGAACGGCTCGACGAGGACCGGCAGGAAGCCCTCGTCGAAGAGCTAGGCATCGAAGGCGCCGCCGCGATCGTGTCGGAAATGTCCGCCGACGAGCGGACCGATCTCATCGAGGCGCTGCCTGAAAAAGTCGGCGACGACCTCTTCGAATCGCTCGAAAAGGTCGACCCGGAAGCCGCCGCGGAAGTCGAAGAGCTCGCCAAGTGGCCCGAGGACAGCGCCGGCGGTCTCATGACCACCGACTACGTCTCCGCCCCGCCAACACTCACCGTCTCCGAAACCATCCAGCTCATCCGCGACTCGTCGTCCGAAGCCGAAACGATTTATTACGTCTACGTTCTGGATGACAAACAGCGGCTGCTCGGCATCGTCTCGTTGCGCGATCTTTTGCTCGCAGGCCCCACGGACAAACTCGTCGACGTCATGACCGAAAACATCTTCGCCGTCGGCCCCGAAACCGACCAAGAAGAGGTCGCTCGGACGATGGCCAAGTACGACTTCGCGGCCTTGCCCGTCATCGACCCGGAAAAACGCCTGCTCGGCGTGATCACGTACGACGACGTCATGGACGTCCTCACGCAAGAACAAACCGAAGACGTGCAGCGCTTGGCCGCCGTCGAGCCCATCGAAGAAGGCTACTTTCAGACGAGCTTTTGGACCTTCATCCAAAAGCGCGCCCCGTGGCTCGCGGCACTCCTCATCAGCGAGTTCTTCACCGGCACCGTTCTCAGGCACTACGACCACCTCATCGAGGCGGTCTCCAAGCTCGCCTACTACGTCCCCATGCTCATCTCGACCGGTGGCAACACCGGCTCGCAGTCGTCGTCGCTGATCATCCGAGGTCTTGCCGTGGGCGACGTGAAGCCCACGGATTGGGTCCGCGTCTTCACTCGCGAAATCGGTCAAGGCGTCGTGCTCGGTGTGATGCTCGCCATCATCGCCATGGTGCGCATTTGGTTCTGGGGTGACGGCGTGGCCATCATGCTCACCGTGGGCTTCACACTCATGGGCATCGTCATCCTCGGGTGCACCGTGGGCTCCATGTTGCCCCTCCTGCTCCGACGCATCGGCCTCGATCCCGCCACGAGCTCCACGCCCTTCATCGCCACGCTCATCGACGTGCTCGGGATCCTCATCTACCTCAACGTGGCCAAGATCCTGCTCGCCGAAGTGATCGCCGAAGCGGCTGGTCGAGCACATTGAGCACAGCCTCGAAAGGTTCGTCGCTGGGACAAACTCGCCCCGCTGCTCTCGGGCCCGGTCGCTGAAAATTCCGCTACCGCGTGGCCCGATCCTCCGTACGCTTGACGCATCGGTCGGTTCGGGGGACACCCACGGCCGAATTTCAAGGAAGGATGAAGCGCATGGCGGAAGGGTTCAATCGCGTGATGTTGCTCGGGAACCTCGGTTCCGATCCCGAGCTTCGCTTCACCCAAGGAGGCCAAGCCGTGCTGAACCTCCGTCTAGCCACGACCGAATCGTATCTCGACAAAGACAAAGTTCGTCGCGAGCGGACCGACTGGCACAACGTCGTCGTCTGGGGCAAACGCGGCGAAGCGCTCGCCAAAATCATCGGCAAAGGTTCGTCGCTGTTCATCGAAGGGTCGCTCCGGACTTCGAGTTACGACGATCGTGACGGCAACAAGCGCTATAAGACGGAGATCATCGCGAGCAACGTGATCCTCTCCGGTCGCTCTCGCGGAGGGCCAGGAGCGGAAGATTCGGGCCCGCCCGCTGATTTCTCACCGCCGCAAGGAGGCGGAGGAGGCAGCCGAGACTACGGAGCGGCACGAGGCGGCGGAGATTATGGCGGTGGTGCTCCGCGCGGTGGCGGTGGATATGCCCCTCGTGGTGGCGGACAGCAGCGCCCTGCACCTCAACAGGATCCCGGCCCGCCTGCTGACGACTTTGGCTACGACGGCGGCGGCGACGACATTCCGTTCTGACAAACCTACACGCCTCACGGCTTCGGGCGCGGCCTTTTTGCAAGGACGAGCCCTACGAGCAGTAGACCGAGCACGCCGGCCAGCGCGCCGGCATCCCACGGTTTTTCGGCTGCAAACAAGACCGTCCGCACGAGCAGACTCGGCGGCGGTGCTGGTACGAGCCCCGCGAGGTTCGCTCGAGCGACGACGTCCGCGCATCCCGCATGCTCGCGCGGTTCGTCACACATCACCGTGCAAAGCACGACATCGCTCCGCGGCCCTTCGAAGCCGAGCACGTGTTTGCCCAAAAGCTTCACGGGTGAACCTTCCCGAGCTCCTCGACTCGATAGTTTCTGCTCAAAGTGTTGGTCGAGTGAAACGATCGATCCTACTTCCAACGGCTCGAGCGCCATCCGTTCGCTCATTGCGCGGTGAGCAACTCCGCTCGCCACGCCGAGCACGACGTCTTCGATTCCGGGGGCCCACCTATCCGAAGGAGCTTCGACGCATGCCACGTGCAGGGTGACCCCCGCGTCATCCAGAAACCCTCGTCGTACGGTGATGCGTGCGCCCGGAAGCCCCGCGACTTCGAATCGCGGAAGTTTGTCCGGGTGTGCTTCGGCGGCGCTGTTGGGCGTTACGAACCGAAGCGTCGCGCCTCCGGCAAGCACCACTTCGTGTGCATTCGTCGCCTGCGCGCTCATGGTCGAACGCGTCAGGTCTTGGCGGTTGGGGCATGAGGCTCGTCGAACGAGCGCAGGATGGAGTCGATTTCTTCGCGGATGTCGAGCAGTGCAGCGCGCATCTTTCGCGCCTCCTCGACGCTGGGATCGTCGTCTCCGGGCGGTTCGATGCCCCCTTCGCGCAGCTTTCTGCGAGCGCCCGCGATCGTGAAGCGATGCGCGTAGAGCAGATCCTTCACTTTGAGAAGCGTTTCGACGTCGCGCCGAGAATAGACACGTTGCCCCTTGGCGGACTTCTGCGGGCGGATGGAGCGAAATTCGCTCTCCCAATACCGCAAGACGTGCGTCTCGACGCCGACGATCCCAGCCACTTCACCGATGCGGTAGTAGAGCTTTGCGGGAAGCTCTCTGCGCCCGGACAAGGCTCGTCACTCCTCGGCTGCTGCGCTGCTGCCGCTGTTCGGGCGCGCGTTGAGCGATTGCTTGAGGATCTGGCTCGGCTTGAAGCTCAAGACGCGACGCGCATCGATCACGATGGGATCGCCCGTCTGCGGGTTGCGCCCCTGCCTTTCGCGTTTGTCACGCAAAACGAAGTTCCCGAAGCCGGAGATCTTGATTTTCTCACCTCGGCCAAGGGTCTCTTTCATGGTCTCGAAGATGAGATCGACGAGGTCCGCCGATTCCTTTTTCGAGAATCCCCCCAGCCGTTCGTAGACGGCTTGCGCGATTTCGGACTTGGTCATGGGCACCGTTTCCGCAGGTATCGCGAGGATAGGTGCCTGGCGCTGGAAGGTCCAGCGCGACGAACGCGAGAAGGGCGGCTGTGGCAGGAAATTCAGAGAGGGAGGAAGTCAGGCGGCGAGCTTGCCAACGGGCGCTTCGGTCGTGCCAACCCGATCACTTGCAGGATCGCTCGATGCAGCAAGCACCGGCGTCGTGGCTTGACGACGCGCGGCTTGCTCGTGGGCCACGAGCATCGACACGTAGCCGTATCCGATCGTGAAGAGGATGGCGAAAGGTGTGGCGAAGTAGTGGCCCGTCTGAATCGACGCGATCGTCGAGGCAAACGACATGAGGCACAGCGCCGTCTCGATGAAGGGCAAGTCCGTGCGAGCGCGATATCGGCCCTTGTTCACGCCATCCTTTGGTGTTCGAACGAATTCACCGGCCATGTGACGCAAACCGTCGAACACGGCCTTGGACAAGTGCGGAGCGAGCCCGGTGCCGAGCGCGATGAGCATGGGCAAACGCGCGATGGCGCTCGTTCGCTTGCGTCCCTGCGCGGCTTCGGCGTGCATGTAAAACGCTGCGAGTGAGCCGGTTGTCGCGACACACAGCGGCAGGTCCACGATGATCATCGTGAGCGTATCGGTCGCGGGCATGAGCACGAGCGCGGGGAGCAAAAGCACGCTCAACGTGACCAAGAGCGGGTAGGCAAAGTGCGGCGTGAGGTGGAAGAAGGCTTCGATGCGTTGGGAGAGGCTGATGTCCGCCGTGAGCACGGTCTTCAGGAGCTTGCGAGCGGTTTGCACGGTGCCCTTGGCCCAACGGAATTGCTGCGCGCGAAGGGCGGAGACGTTCTCTGGAAGCTCGGAAGGCGAAACGACGTCGCCGCGATAGACGAACTTCCAGCCCTTGAGCTGCGCGCGGTAGGACAGATCGAGGTCTTCGGTGAGCGTGTCGTGTTGCCAGCCACCGGCTTCCCGAATGGCTTCACGACGCCACATTCCGCCGGTGCCCGAGAAGTTGAAGAGCAGGCCCGCGCCGTAACGAGCGCGATTTTCGACCAGGTGATGGCCGTCGAGCATGAGGGCCTGAACCTTCGTCAGCACCGTCGCATCACGATTCAAGTGGCCCCAACGCGTCTGGACCATGCCGACTTTGGGGTCGCGGAAATGTCCGACGATCTCGCGGACGAACTGCGGCTCGGGGATGAAGTCGGCATCGAAGACGGCGACGAGCTCGCCCTTGGCAACTTCGAGGCCTTCTTCGAGCGCGCCGGCCTTGTAACCTACGCGGTTTGTCCGGTGCAGATACACGGCGTCGACGCCGCGTTCACGCAAACGATCGACGTGCGCTCGTACGAGGGCCTGCGTTTCATCCGTCGAGTCGTCGAGCACCTGGATTTCGAGCTTGTCGGCCGGGTAGTCCATCCGCGCCGTCGCTTCGAGAAGTCGCGCTGCGACCGTCGATTCGTTGAAGAGCGGGAGCTGAATCGTCACCCTCGGCAGCTCTTCGTCAGCCACGTGCGGAACGAGCTTGGCTTGCTCGATTTTGCGTCGATGCTTCATACACAGAAGCACCAGATGCAGCCGGTGAACGCCATAGGCACTGAGTGCGAGCAGAACGGCGAAGTACAGGATGCAGAGCAGCGTGTGGAGCATCGTGTGCGCCTCCCTCGGGCGCATGTTGAACAGTGAACGTCGAGGAAGTAGCAGAGGGTGCTGCGCACAGTTGTCATGGACTTGTAAAACGTTGCATCCGTTTGTCGGGCCTTGTCCGGACTCGTCATTTCGTGCGCTCGGATGGGCCCTGGGTCATGACAATCTCGACGTCTTGCGACATCGAGCGTGGTGCGCCAGGCGACCACACCCTCGCGATCAACCGGCCCAGCAGTCACGCTCATGCGGGCTAGAACCGACGTCGAACCCATCGCAAGTCATGCCGCTCGGAGGCAGCTCGTGAACCAACAACCCGTGTCCATCCCTCGCGCCGCGCTCGAAGATTTGAAGTCAAAGCAATTGGCGTTTCTCCACGCACGCCTCGTTTCGCCAGCCGCGCGTACCGAATGGCGCGCGAACATCGCGAGCATCTTCGACGAGCTGCTCGATTTGCCGCTCGGGCAGGTGGTCGAAGCGAGTGCCTTGACGAGCGTGCTCGATGCGTTGCTAGCCCGAGCGGTGCTCGATACGTCGTTTCAGCCAGTGCTCTCGAGCATCGTGCGCGAGATGCGGTCGATGCTCGTGGCAGAGCGCGCGCGCATCGAGACGTTCGTTCCGCCAAACGCTCGCGAGGCCCTGCGCGATCTTGCATCGCGGTCGAGCCCTCTCATGGAGCCGCTCGTGCGTGAGATCTCGCAACACGAAGCCGCGCGCATCGTGATGACCGACGTGCTTCACGACGCGCTCACCCAGTTTTCTGATCGAGTCAACCCCTTCGTCGCCGATTGGGGATTGCCGTCGCTGCTCAAACGATTCGCGCCATTTGGGCTCGGTGGTGTCAGCAAGAGCATCGATGGAATGCGCGCCGAATTCGAGCGAAGACTCGAACCGGAAATCCGGAAATTTCTGACTGGGTTCTCCCGAGAAGCGCTGCGCAAGAGTGCCGCCTCGATCATTTCACAATCGAATGCGCCGGCGTTCATCGAGCTTCGCCAACGGATCGTGGCCTTTCTGCTCGAACGACGATTCGCCGACGTGCTTCTCGACGAGGCCGATACGGACATGGTCACGCGGGCGGCGGTGGACGTCGTCGTGCACGTGTGCACGGACGAAAAGCTCGCCGAACGTCGCCGCCAAGTCGTGAAGGGGTTTGTCGATGCACATGCGCAGACCAAGGTGCGCAGTGTGCTCGCGGCGTTTGGCTTACCGGACAAACCCCCGCAGGAGCTCGTGGAAGCAGTCGCTACTGCGACATTTCCCGCGTTCGCTTCGGCGCTCGGCACGCAAGCAGGGAAGCAGTGGCTCGAGGGGCTCGTGGCTGAGTTTTACGACAGCCTCGTGGCTTCGGATGAAGCGGAGATGAAGGAGTAGTCGGGGGGATTGGGGGGGGCTTGGAGTGCCCCCCATGTGAGACGACCTCAGCGGCGACGGCGGCGAGCCGCAAGCAGCGCTGCTGCTGCGAGGCCCAAACCGAAGCCAAGAGGCGAGCTGCTGCCCGAGCTCACCGTGCGGCACGCGCAGCTCTCGGGCTCCACGGGAGGCGGCGGTGGAGGCGGCGGAATGGCTTCACATACGCCCACCGTGTCCGTGGTGAGCGTGCATTCCTGGCCCGTCGGGCAACCATTGCCACCAGCTCCGCGACAACCATCGACGCACTTCTCGTTCACGCACACGCGCCCGCTCGTGGCATTGCCGCATGCCTCGTCGCTCGTGCATTCGGGCATCGCGATGTCGTCACCAGCGAAGAGCGGATCGGTCTCGCTTCCATCGACGATGCCATTCCTGTTCGTGTCTTCATCGCCGTCGAGCTTCGATCCTCCGTCGGTGTCTGCGTTCAGCACGAGCGTTTTGGTTTGCCCGTTGTCCGCGTCGGGGATGCACTTCATGGCAGCCGTATCGGTGCCCGGATCGTTGCAAGCGCTTCCGGCTTCGGTGCCGTCGTACAGACCGTCGTTGTCGCTGTCGGCATCGAGAGCGTTCTTGCCGCCATCGCCGTCGTAGTCGGCGC
This genomic window from Polyangiaceae bacterium contains:
- a CDS encoding integration host factor subunit alpha, whose translation is MTKSEIAQAVYERLGGFSKKESADLVDLIFETMKETLGRGEKIKISGFGNFVLRDKRERQGRNPQTGDPIVIDARRVLSFKPSQILKQSLNARPNSGSSAAAEE
- a CDS encoding response regulator transcription factor, producing MSSKKKILIIEDEPHIVLGLTDALEFEGFAVVSAGTGNAGVQLAKQEKPEAVLLDLMLPDTNGFKVCEELRRLDAFVPIIILTARGQEVDKIRGLDAGADDYVTKPFSVGELIARIRAIFRRATRVSETTPEVFAVGQAKVNMTTHTVSRGSKSHPLSFYEVELLRLLYERVGQPVSRDEILQKVWGLDGSPTNRTVDNFIVKLRKKIEKSPDKPQHILTVYGHGYKLAP
- a CDS encoding single-stranded DNA-binding protein, which encodes MAEGFNRVMLLGNLGSDPELRFTQGGQAVLNLRLATTESYLDKDKVRRERTDWHNVVVWGKRGEALAKIIGKGSSLFIEGSLRTSSYDDRDGNKRYKTEIIASNVILSGRSRGGPGAEDSGPPADFSPPQGGGGGSRDYGAARGGGDYGGGAPRGGGGYAPRGGGQQRPAPQQDPGPPADDFGYDGGGDDIPF
- a CDS encoding MerR family transcriptional regulator — translated: MSGRRELPAKLYYRIGEVAGIVGVETHVLRYWESEFRSIRPQKSAKGQRVYSRRDVETLLKVKDLLYAHRFTIAGARRKLREGGIEPPGDDDPSVEEARKMRAALLDIREEIDSILRSFDEPHAPTAKT
- a CDS encoding glycosyltransferase translates to MLHTLLCILYFAVLLALSAYGVHRLHLVLLCMKHRRKIEQAKLVPHVADEELPRVTIQLPLFNESTVAARLLEATARMDYPADKLEIQVLDDSTDETQALVRAHVDRLRERGVDAVYLHRTNRVGYKAGALEEGLEVAKGELVAVFDADFIPEPQFVREIVGHFRDPKVGMVQTRWGHLNRDATVLTKVQALMLDGHHLVENRARYGAGLLFNFSGTGGMWRREAIREAGGWQHDTLTEDLDLSYRAQLKGWKFVYRGDVVSPSELPENVSALRAQQFRWAKGTVQTARKLLKTVLTADISLSQRIEAFFHLTPHFAYPLLVTLSVLLLPALVLMPATDTLTMIIVDLPLCVATTGSLAAFYMHAEAAQGRKRTSAIARLPMLIALGTGLAPHLSKAVFDGLRHMAGEFVRTPKDGVNKGRYRARTDLPFIETALCLMSFASTIASIQTGHYFATPFAILFTIGYGYVSMLVAHEQAARRQATTPVLAASSDPASDRVGTTEAPVGKLAA
- the mgtE gene encoding magnesium transporter, whose protein sequence is MMRVAVAMLPEVRELLAEDPSQISALLEEIHDEDLADLLGLLEEHEAALILKTLKPEDAAPIFERLDEDRQEALVEELGIEGAAAIVSEMSADERTDLIEALPEKVGDDLFESLEKVDPEAAAEVEELAKWPEDSAGGLMTTDYVSAPPTLTVSETIQLIRDSSSEAETIYYVYVLDDKQRLLGIVSLRDLLLAGPTDKLVDVMTENIFAVGPETDQEEVARTMAKYDFAALPVIDPEKRLLGVITYDDVMDVLTQEQTEDVQRLAAVEPIEEGYFQTSFWTFIQKRAPWLAALLISEFFTGTVLRHYDHLIEAVSKLAYYVPMLISTGGNTGSQSSSLIIRGLAVGDVKPTDWVRVFTREIGQGVVLGVMLAIIAMVRIWFWGDGVAIMLTVGFTLMGIVILGCTVGSMLPLLLRRIGLDPATSSTPFIATLIDVLGILIYLNVAKILLAEVIAEAAGRAH